A window from Myxocyprinus asiaticus isolate MX2 ecotype Aquarium Trade chromosome 37, UBuf_Myxa_2, whole genome shotgun sequence encodes these proteins:
- the dtx3lb.2 gene encoding E3 ubiquitin-protein ligase DTX3L isoform X1, with translation MADSNYAEVQISPSEALNVLKNIKKVPLKFKSEYPFKEVIVLDETHSLPEAQNLKSMLDKKEVPFSKANTDMLQISAKEESNNSKDILVKRAPNSAETTPLVALTVPLYQYWYMHHAYRKELEKIEKEHGVTFSAEVSVTFRPTHSASSDSMSKAPENFQKLLQECFGNFSYATFHHTHMDSDIVKEIQRNIQSEEQRMMLSISASNCLFLGPKKITDMINRKFGLVEGAEAARLESQFKDKSSKMQIGDSVFQQNWTSLVMDTKDLPTQLEMDKVHWDLIKISYDGQLAQLEKKYGVSFHPEKHQNNLTIKVRAQSKIGQCTNLESHALRALMQLYQKLATATFTCELKIPKDANIVAPIVEKLQSQHYCVIAVDVYGSWRLVGLPEHLGPAIAEIEKTLQKNVFAEKMKKLIGYSSDIPHTSGIKWDNTPSLGQEAVGGQDWKVGIHFRVKDDSDTGFNGESGERVKENSTTDSKGAHGEEEQCPICMEIFTNEKQLKCGHKFCSECIKRAVEAMGSICPVCKEVFGKMEGNQPDGTMYVKKHRESLPGYPNSGIIEINYEMPGGTQTSKHPNPGQFYNGTYRTAYLPDNTEGNHVLKLLQRAFDQKLIFTVGTSTTSGAKNTVTWNDIHHKTSRYGGPERYGYPDPNYLKRVRDELKAKGIE, from the exons GCAAACACGGATATGCTTCAGATCTCTGCAAAAGAAGAATCAAACAATAGCAAGGACATTTTAGTGAAGAGAGCCCCAAATAGTGCTGAGACCACACCCTTAGTTGCACTTACTGTCCCCCTCTATCAGTACTGGTATATGCATCATGCTTACAGAAAGGAGCTGGAAAAAATTGAGAAAGAACATGGAGTCACTTTTTCTGCAGAGGTATCAGTCACATTCAGACCTACCCATAGCGCAAGCTCTGATTCTATGTCTAAAGCACCTGAGAACTTTCAGAAACTTTTACAGGAGTGTTTTGGAAATTTTAGCTATGCTACTTTTCACCACACTCACATGGATTCTGATATTGTGAAGGAGATTCAGCGAAACATCCAATCAGAAGAGCAAAGGATGATGTTGTCCATATCTGCCAGTAATTGTCTGTTCTTAGGACCAAAGAAAATCACTGACATGATAAACAGAAAATTTGGTTTGGTAGAAGGTGCAGAGGCTGCAAGACTGGAAAGCCAATTCAAGGACAAATCAAGTAAAATGCAAATAGGTGACAGTGTTTTTCAACAAAATTGGACTTCCCTGGTGATGGACACTAAGGACCTTCCAACTCAACTTGAGATGGACAAGGTTCATTGGGATCTTATTAAAATTTCCTATGATGGACAATTAGCACAGCTTGAGAAAAAATATGGGGTGTCATTTCACCCTGAAAAACATCAGAACAATTTAACCATTAAGGTGAGAGCTCAATCCAAAATAGGCCAATGTACAAATCTTGAAAGCCATGCGCTCAGAGCCTTAATGCAACTCTACCAGAAGCTTGCTACAGCAACTTTCACCTGTGAACTTAAAATCCCTAAAGATGCAAATATTGTTGCACCAATAGTAGAGAAACTTCAGAGCCAGCATTATTGTGTTATTGCAGTAGATGTGTATGGTTCCTGGAGGCTTGTTGGACTTCCAGAGCACCTTGGCCCTGCCATTGCTGAGATTGAGAAGACACTTCAGAAGAACGTGTTTGCTGAAAAGATGAAGAAATTGATTGGTTACTCAAGTGATATCCCTCACACAAGTGGAATCAAATGGGACAACACACCTTCTCTTGGACAAGAAGCAGTGGGTGGACAAGATTGGAAGGTGGGAATTCATTTTAGAGTGAAAGATGATAGTGATACTGGTTTTAATGGAGAGTCAGGAGAAAGAGTAAAGGAAAACTCTACAACAGACAGTAAAGGTGCACATGGCGAAGAGGAACAGTGCCCTATTTGCATGGAAATTTTCACCAATGAGAAACAACTGAAGTGCGGACATAAGTTTTGCTCTGAATGTATAAAGAGGGCAGTGGAGGCTATGGGTTCAATCTGTCCTGTGTGTAAGGAAGTCTTTGGGAAGATGGAGGGGAATCAGCCGGATGGAACAATGTATGTTAAAAAGCACAGAGAAAGTCTCCCTGGATATCCAAACTCCGGCATTATTGAAATCAATTACGAAATGCCAGGTGGTACCCAGACg AGTAAGCATCCAAACCCTGGACAGTTTTATAATGGGACATATCGCACTGCTTATCTGCCTGACAACACTGAGGGAAATCACGTGCTCAAACTCCTGCAGAGGGCTTTTGATCAGAAACTGATTTTTACTGTTGGAACGTCAACAACCTCTGGTGCAAAGAATACTGTCACCTGGAATGATATACATCATAAGACCAGTCGTTATGGTGGACCTGAAcg CTATGGTTACCCAGATCCCAACTACCTGAAAAGAGTGAGAGATGAGTTAAAAGCCAAAGGCATTGAATGA